DNA sequence from the Arthrobacter sp. V1I9 genome:
ACTCCGCTGCGAGTTCGGACGGCTGCCGCGCCTCCAAAACCGTGCGCGACTCGCGGTCATCCTTCAGTGCTGATGCGAGGCGCCACAGCTCGAGGTCCATCTCGGTGGTCACGTTCTGCGGCAGGCCCCGGAGCACTTTCTGCAGGTCCTCCCAGCGATTTGTGCCTCCCAGCAGTCTTCCCGCCAGCCAAAGCATTGCGAATCCCAGCGCGGGCAGGGGCAGAATGGCCGGGACGACCGCAAAGAGCCTGCTCCCCAGGAGCCGCTCGGCGTGGTCGAGCCGTTCAACCGGCCCGGCCCCCGGCCCCAGCTCCAAGTCGTCAGCGAATTGCCGGGCAAAGCTGTCCAGGCGGCGCAGCGCAGCCTTGGGCCGGAACAGCCCCCGGAGCATCGACTCCGGCGCGCGGGCCCGCACAGCTGCCGGCAGGACATGGCGCACCAGTCCGAGCGGGGTCCTGCGGGTTACCGAGAACCGGGGGTCGTCAAAAACCCGGCGCAACACCATGGCTGACCGAGCTTCCATGACGTCAAAAACCCGCGGCAGGATCCGGCGGCCAACGTTGCTCCTCACCGGCGTGGTGAGGTCGAAGTACATGCGCTGGGCTGCCTCGGCAAAAAGCGGGGGGCCATGCCGGGGCTCGGGGACGGCAAAACCGGCGGCCTTGGCTACAGAGGAGGCAATAAGCCGAAGCGACGCCAGGCCCATGGGCGTGAGGGGGCGGGTGAGGCCCTGGGCCAGGCTGAAGCACAGGTAGACCCTGTTACCTTTGCCGGGATAGCGGCTCTCCGGGATCGGGTACAGGGTGGTGATGGGCCGGGACTGGGTCAGCCAGAGGGAGCCGCCGGTGTCGATGGCCCATTCGGTGTCCTGCGGCGAGCCAAAGTGCCGTTCGGCCTGAACGCCGAGGGCCGCGAGTTCAACGGCTTGCGCGTCTGAGAGGCTGGAAGCCTCCGCCCCGCCGGGCAGGTCCTGCATCTCCGTTCCACCGTCCGGAAGCGGGCGCACCATGACACGCTTATCGCCCAGCTTCCGCTCAAGGACCTGGGATTTTTCTGTGTCCACCACAAAGTGGTCCGGATTGACGGCCCCGGATACCACCGCTTCACCAAGCCCCGGTGCGGCGTCGATAACAGCTTCCCGGCGCTTGCCGGTCAGCGGGTTGGCCGTGAACATCACCCCGGCCGACGCAGCATCAACCATCCGCTGGATGACGACGGCGAGGGCTACTTCGTGCGGGGCGATGCCCAGGGCTGCGCGGTAAGCTACTGCCCGGTCCGTCCAGAGGGAGGCCCAGCAGTTGCTCACGGCTTCGAGGACGGCGTCGATGCCGATGACATTCAGGTACGTGTCCTGCTGGCCCGCGAAGCTCGCAAACGGAAGGTCCTCGGCCGTGGCCGAGGACCTTACCGCAACGGGAGTCGCTTTCCCCAGCGCTGCGTACGCCTGCTCCACGGCGGCAATGATCCGGGGCGGAACCGGAATGGCGCGGATGGCGTCCCGTGCCCGGCCCGCCGCCACCGCCAGTTCCGTGGTCCGGCTGGGGCTGCCTGGTTGCAGTGCGGCCTGGAGGGTGCCGAGCTCTGCCAGCACCCCGTCCTGGACCTTCCTGGCCGCTTCCCGGTAGGCCTCGGTGGTCAGGCAGAAGCCATCTGGCACGGGCAGCCCTGCTGCTATCAACTCGCCAATATTGGCTGCCTTGCCTCCCACCAGCGGAAGCATGCTGCCGTCAACATGGCTGAGGCGCAGGATCAAGGCAGGACCGGTGTTCCCGTCCGGCTGGCGGGAACTGCCCCCGGTCTCTCCTGGTGGGTAGGCGGCCACGGTGACGCTCCCTCCGGCAGGATGTGATCAGGCTGCGCCGAGGATCGGCCCGAAGCTGGCCCGGTCGGCGAGTCGCGGGTCCTCACGGTCCGGCACCACCATAACGGGGCCCTTGGCGTGATGGAGGACGCCGTCCGAGGTGGATCCCAGGAGCATGCCCGCGAAGCCGCCGCGGCCGCGCGTCCCCACCACCACCAGCTCCACGTGCCGGCTTGCGTCCACCAGAACGTCCACCGGGGAGCCGTCCAGCAGCTCGGATTCTGCGGACAGGTTGGGGTAGTGGCTCCGCAGCCAGGCCATGCCTGCGTCCAGGGTCAGCTGGATGTCCGCGAACAGCGCCTTACGGTCCATCGGAGCAGGAACCCACGCCAGCGAGCCGCTGTATTGCGGAACTGCGCAGATTACCTGCAGCGATGCACCAAGCCGTACAGCCTGGTCCGCGGCTTCCAACACAGCAACCCGGGCCTGCTCCGAGCCGTCCACGCCCACCACCACCACGTTCTCCACACGCTGGTGCCCGGCCTTGGCCTGCTCGGCTTTAAACCCGCCGGTCCTCGGTGGTTTCGCCCAGCCGGTCCGAGCAGACCAGAGGCACCGTGACCGTTGGGCACTTCGCGTGCGCAGGCAGTGCGCTGCTTACGGAACCGAGGAGCCTCCCGACGAAGCCGCCGCGGCCCCGGGTGCCAAAGACCAGGAGCTCTGCCGTTTGGGACATCTCCAGCAGCACACCGGCCGCATCTCCGTTTTCCACGGAGGCACTGACGTCGATGTCATAAGCCGACACCTTCTCGAGGGCCTGCTGCACCACAGCCTCGGCGCCTTCACGGATCACTGAGTCATCTACTGTGGCGTATCCGCCGTCCAGGCCGGACGCAGCGAAGATCGGCACTGAGTAAGCGGTAACAATATGCAGTGGACGACGGCGGCGCTGGGCTTCCCTGGCCGCCCAGACCAGGGCGCACTGGCCGTGGTCCGACCCGTCCACGCCAACAACGATCCCGTCGGGGGCGGCATGAGAGCCACCGCTGTCCCGCGCCGGGTCCGGATGCAACTCCTGTGCGCCCATTGGGCCGCCTCCTCGCGATACTGCCTGATGTTGCGGCTATTCTGCCAGAAAGCAGGCCGTTCCCCGTGCACCCGTATCGCAGCCGCAAGCTGCTCAGGAAGGCCCGCTTCCAGTTCTCACTATTCTCTGTCCACCGTTGCTTAGCAAGCCTGTTCAGGGCAGGAAACGGCGGTTATCCACAGGCTCCGGGCGGTGGTCCGGAAAGCGTGTTCACCAGTAGGGGAATCTTCCTGGATTGGGCTATCCAGCGCCGCAAATCTTCTGTAGTCTTCAGGACATTGTTGGTCCGGGACGCCTACTGCCTCTTCCTGTCAGAGCTGCCCGGCAACGCACTGCGGCCGGACTTTGGGGGTAACGGGACGCGCGCGGGCGAGGACGCCCGCACCTGCCGAAGCTTCGAAGGAGGAAACTGTAGTGTCAAGCATGCCTGGGAATGCCGGGACCGAGCAGACCACCACTGTGATTATTGGCACCGGCTTGTCCGGCCTCGCCGTGGCCGCCGAGTTGTGCCGGCGCGGGGTGGACTCGATTGTGGTGGACGGACTGGACATCCTGGGGGCCGCACAGCCGGCCAACACAGCTTCGCTGCAGCGCTGCGACGCGGCGGACTCGGCAACGCTCCAGGAACGGAACGAAATCCTCCGGCACCTGCGTAACTATGCGGCCAGTCACGATGTGGATGTCCGCAACACCACCCGGGCCGTTCAATTGACCATGGTGGACGGCAAGTCCACCGGAGCGGCCGTCCCGCAGTGGGAGGTGCGGACGCCCACGGGCATCCTGGTGGCCGACAATATCGTGCTCACGCGCTGCGCCCACAGCCAACTGCGGCGGATGATCAACGACTTCGGCATCTCGGTGGGCCGCAACCTCGTCGCCGCCATGCGCGCCATCGGCATTTACTTGGTGGGCGTGGGAGAGCTGATCACGCCATCCCCCAAGGAGGTCCTGCGCCAGGCCAAGACGGTGGGCCATGCGATTTCCGCAAAGGTCAACCCGGAGGCCGAGGCTCCCCCGTACACACGAAGCCTGGCGATCCTGCCCTGCTAGCGCCGGTTAGCCCTCGTCACCGGCGCCCGCTCCAAGCCTGCGGCGGGCAAGGATGGCGAGGGCGGCAAGCAAACCTACCGCGGCAGCGGCGAAAATTACGATGCTCCACTGGAACGGTTCCCCGGAACCGGTGGGCTCCGGCGCCGCTGTCACTCCGGGTTCAGCGGTTCCCATTCCGGGAACTGTAGCGCCCGCCGTCGGACTCGCTGCCGGACCAGCCCCTTCCGCTGCTGCGGAAGCCGTGAACGTAAAGGTTCCCTCGATGGGATGCGAGTCGGAACTGACAACCCGCCAGGCAACTGTGTACTGCCCGGCCGGGCCGCCCGCCTTAAGTTTCTGGCTGGCCACGTTGTCCACGATTTCCACCGGCCCGTCCGCCCACTCTGCTCCCGAGGCGTCCTTGATGGAGAAGGATGAGCCGATTCCCAGCGGGTTGTTGTTGAAGGTCACCGATACCTGCTCCGGCGGCACCGCAACTGATGCACCCTCGGCAGGGGTGCTGGATTCGGCGGCGTCGTGAGCCGCAGCCGGTCCGGCCAGGCCGAGGACAGCGGCAGCAGATACGAAGGACACGAGCACAAAGCTCAGTAAGTGGCGGCGGATGGAACGCATGCTTGGACTGCTCCCTCTGTGTTGGCTTCCTAACAGACTAGGCGAAATTGACGGTGACCCTGCCGGAGCCCCCATAGGATTCAGGTATCCCCAAAGACTCCCCCGGAGGACTAATGCTTAAGCAAGGCTCTGCCCTGGACCGGTATTTCATGATCACCGAGCGCGGCTCCAATCTCTCCCGGGAGATCCGCGGCGGCTTCGCCACCTTTTTCGCCATGAGCTACATCGTGGTACTGAACCCCTTGATCCTCTCCGTTCCGGACTCCAGCGGCAACACGCTGGGCTTCCCGGCGGTCGCCGCCGTCACGGCCTTTGTTGCCGGCATCCTCACCATCCTCATGGGAGCCTGGGCCAGGCATCCCTTCGCGCTGGCCACCGGGCTGGGAGTCAACGCGTTTGTGGCGGTCACCGTCGCCACCAACCCGGGCCTCACGTGGCCTGACATGATGGGCCTGGTGGTCCTGTCCGGCGTCACGATGCTGATCCTTGTGCTTACCGGATTCCGGACCGCCGTGTTCAAGGCCGTACCCGAGGGGCTCAAGACGGCGATCGTGGTGGGCATCGGGTTGTTCATTGCCTTGATCGGCCTGGTTAACGCCGGCTTTGTCCGCCGCATCCCCGACGTGGCCGGCACCACTGTTCCGGTTGGGCTTGGCTTTGAGGGCAAGCTCCTGGGCTGGCCCACAGCGGTGTTCGTTTTTGGTTTGATCCTGACCATCGCCCTGGTGGTGCGCAAGGTCAAGGGCGCCATCCTGATCGGCATCATCACGTCTACCGTCATTGCCGTGATCCTGGAAATGACGCTGCACATCGGCCCCAGCGTCCAGCCAGGCAAACCCTTCAACCCGCAGGGCTGGTCCCTGGTGGCTCCGACGTTCTCCGAATGGGCGGCCCCCGATCTGTCACTGATCGGTAAGGCCAACCCGTTCGGCGCCTTCGAACACCTGGGCTTTGTGGCGGCCACGCTGCTGGCTTTCGTGATCCTGCTGAGCATCTTCTTCGACGCCATGGGCACCATGGTGGGCCTGGCGAACGAGGCCGGCACGGTGGATGAGCACGGCAACATTCCCGACGTCGACCGGGTCCTCCAGGTGGACGCGCTCGGCGCAATCGCCGGCGGCGGAGCTTCCGTCTCCTCCAACCAGATCTACGTGGAGGCAGGCGCAGGCATCGGCGAAGGCGCCCGCACCGGCATCGCCTCGATCGTCACCGGCCTCCTGTTCCTGGTAGCCATGTTCTTCACCCCGCTGATCAACCTGGTTCCGTTCGAGGCTGTTGCTCCGGCGCT
Encoded proteins:
- a CDS encoding NAD(P)-binding protein, coding for MPGNAGTEQTTTVIIGTGLSGLAVAAELCRRGVDSIVVDGLDILGAAQPANTASLQRCDAADSATLQERNEILRHLRNYAASHDVDVRNTTRAVQLTMVDGKSTGAAVPQWEVRTPTGILVADNIVLTRCAHSQLRRMINDFGISVGRNLVAAMRAIGIYLVGVGELITPSPKEVLRQAKTVGHAISAKVNPEAEAPPYTRSLAILPC
- a CDS encoding PEP/pyruvate-binding domain-containing protein; the protein is MLPLVGGKAANIGELIAAGLPVPDGFCLTTEAYREAARKVQDGVLAELGTLQAALQPGSPSRTTELAVAAGRARDAIRAIPVPPRIIAAVEQAYAALGKATPVAVRSSATAEDLPFASFAGQQDTYLNVIGIDAVLEAVSNCWASLWTDRAVAYRAALGIAPHEVALAVVIQRMVDAASAGVMFTANPLTGKRREAVIDAAPGLGEAVVSGAVNPDHFVVDTEKSQVLERKLGDKRVMVRPLPDGGTEMQDLPGGAEASSLSDAQAVELAALGVQAERHFGSPQDTEWAIDTGGSLWLTQSRPITTLYPIPESRYPGKGNRVYLCFSLAQGLTRPLTPMGLASLRLIASSVAKAAGFAVPEPRHGPPLFAEAAQRMYFDLTTPVRSNVGRRILPRVFDVMEARSAMVLRRVFDDPRFSVTRRTPLGLVRHVLPAAVRARAPESMLRGLFRPKAALRRLDSFARQFADDLELGPGAGPVERLDHAERLLGSRLFAVVPAILPLPALGFAMLWLAGRLLGGTNRWEDLQKVLRGLPQNVTTEMDLELWRLASALKDDRESRTVLEARQPSELAAEFDAGRLPPVLHAGLVRFLERYGHRAVAEIDVGMPRWSDDPTYILGVLANYLRLADPAMAPDVQFSRAEAEAEAEVERLVAEARRRGRGRALLVAAALRRTRFFAGLRELPKYQLVLGLAEVRAQLAHVGAALAEEGQLESPDDVFFLDFEEVRQALAGRSANGASEPRKLRELVVERRAAYASELGRRHIPRVLLSDGTEPEVLHAASAGVVDGALSGSPASAGSVTAPARVILDPVGAHLEPGEILVAPSTDPGWTPLFLTAGGLVMEMGGPNSHGAVVAREYGIPAVVGVPEATVRLATGQIITVDGGAGTVVPA
- a CDS encoding copper resistance CopC family protein; translated protein: MRSIRRHLLSFVLVSFVSAAAVLGLAGPAAAHDAAESSTPAEGASVAVPPEQVSVTFNNNPLGIGSSFSIKDASGAEWADGPVEIVDNVASQKLKAGGPAGQYTVAWRVVSSDSHPIEGTFTFTASAAAEGAGPAASPTAGATVPGMGTAEPGVTAAPEPTGSGEPFQWSIVIFAAAAVGLLAALAILARRRLGAGAGDEG
- a CDS encoding NCS2 family permease, coding for MLKQGSALDRYFMITERGSNLSREIRGGFATFFAMSYIVVLNPLILSVPDSSGNTLGFPAVAAVTAFVAGILTILMGAWARHPFALATGLGVNAFVAVTVATNPGLTWPDMMGLVVLSGVTMLILVLTGFRTAVFKAVPEGLKTAIVVGIGLFIALIGLVNAGFVRRIPDVAGTTVPVGLGFEGKLLGWPTAVFVFGLILTIALVVRKVKGAILIGIITSTVIAVILEMTLHIGPSVQPGKPFNPQGWSLVAPTFSEWAAPDLSLIGKANPFGAFEHLGFVAATLLAFVILLSIFFDAMGTMVGLANEAGTVDEHGNIPDVDRVLQVDALGAIAGGGASVSSNQIYVEAGAGIGEGARTGIASIVTGLLFLVAMFFTPLINLVPFEAVAPALVVVGFMMVSQVGKIDWQDWGIAIPAFLTFTLMPFTYSIANGLGAGFIAFVLIRTVQGRIKEIHPLMWAVAGAFLLFFAIGPIEAAIGM